The stretch of DNA ATAGGATCTCCATACATCTCTCCGAGGATAGCCTAACTAAATGTGTCGGATTAAGCTCTCTAACGAGGCAGGCTAACGTATGCGCATGTTGCATTGATGGCGCCTCGACGTAGATTCTCCCAGGAATTGAGGATTGAGCGAAGACAGACCGGGCAAGGATGATGGGAAATGTAGGGTTCGTTGACATCTGCATAATTTTGAAAGCGACGGCCTCTTCGTGTCCAACCTATCACTCGTAAGGTGATCAATAAATGCTGACTGAAGACTTATATTATTTTTGCGTACCTTGCAACCTATTTCATACATGATATCAGTCGCGGAAGGCATATAATTATTATCACCAAGTCCTCCTGGTTGGGGATTGCCATATTTCTGTATAAGTTCTCGTGAACTAGATGGCTCTATATCATTGTCAGGACGAATTTTCATGCGTGAAGGCAGAAGCATGGGCAACAAATCGCTCCATTCATCAGCGTTATCTGTATTTTGCATGGCATGATATAGCCGAGAGTGTGCAACacgttcctcatcctcagagAATTCATCGTTATCATTCACTGTATGTCAGAACCCATTAGCATCAGTACATATTGAGCAGAATATATGTAAATTATTGGAACATACGTAGTTGGCCCCCTTCATAatcaagctcttccgaactttcatcatcatcggaaacCGCTGCTTCAATGTCTATGAAGGGATTAATGTCCTGATTTTTTGAGATCATAATTAAATTTCCCTGAAGTTAGTGATTAGATGGAGGGTTGGATTAGTACACACTGTGCGGTTGCCTAGGCTGTCAAGTCGTCTGCGTTTATAACTAGACATTGTGGGTCTTAAAGACTGTTAATCGATGTTCATCTCACTTAATTTATCATCTTAACTTGtgataatttatttttagatactACACAACCTATTACTATGATAAGACGCTATGATGAacggaaagagaaaacatatgGTGAGAAACACGCTATTTCCGGAGCGATTCTTTAGGGAAACCTACCCTAAAGAATCGCTCCGGAAATAGCGTGTTTCcaacttgattgtttttctttccgttCGTCATAGCGTAGTACCCCTCCCCATAGATTTAACATACATTCTAATAAAATAGACATAGACAATACTCTAGACACTCTATAATAGTTTTCGTTCAGTTAAAATTCATCtagttgaaaatttgagacaccagaaaaaaacacacaaaaaaaagtaagtacccaaagaaatagaatgcaGGGTGAGACGTTGAAGTTTTGTAGTGCAAGCCCAGAAGATTTCCCCCGTTGCCCGACTCCAAGCTGAAGAAATTCTGGCGTTTCCCTTCGAAACGCAGGTCGTTCGTCAGACTCTGGAAAACATGTTGCCAGAGTCGCACCCACTCCGCGTAGGTCTTAATTGGATTGCCATTTATGGTACTAATATCAAGTTTCTGTAGAGGATGGTGGATTTCCTCCGACGATATGAGGACTTCACCTTTTTGAATTACGATGTTTCATCATCGAGCATGCGAGCGGCCATCAAGTATAGGCAAAGCTTGGCTGCCCTTCAGAACAGCATCGTAGAGACACCCTGCGTAACCTCGGCTACATGGGAGCAGGCGGGTAGCTTATTTGCAGCATACCGTCTACTCGATCTCGTAGCGTTGTGGCCAGCAGCCTTTGGACCATCGTTGCCGGTGACCGTGCCCCTGAATGAAATACAGGCCAGCACAGGAACTAAGGAAATATTTTCACGGTTCAAGGTATGCGATCATGAAGTCACTCAATGTTAATTCTTAATtttcaaacaattattgTAGCTTGTAGATGACTTGAAGGACTGGCCGGCaatgctctgctctgccagGAAGCGCATCCTCAGAGCCGACTCTAAGTCGCACAGAAACATCAACACCCCTTCTATCAGTGACACGCCGTCATCCGCTTTCACCCAGGGCGGGCCCTCGGAATCAACGCTATTACTCTGTCTGGCGCGTAACCACTTCAAGGGTGTTGTGGGGAAAATAATCGGGAATGTGTACTGCGCCTCGCTACACTACCAAATCTTGTCAGGAATGCGCGGTATGAAGGACGATGAACACGTTCTACCAGACATTCCAACGGACACGGCTACTCTTGCAAATCTCTagtaagttttctttcctctatTCATTGATACAATCTGCTCAACATACCCTAGTGCAAGCGGCCATCCTGATGCTGCGTTGTTCCTCTCAGAGGTCACGCCATCTCATTTAAAAATTCCTCTGCATGTCGCCCTTTTCATATCCcccatccttctttttgtgAATAAATCTTGGTATTCTAAGAAATGTGACCGGGAGCAGCTGCTTAAAGTAGGtgtatccacatcctcccagtTTAACTTGGATTAACGCACTCCTTTAGGCCTCAAAAGCGCTCGGTAATTGTCGCCCCCGTGTTCTGCGTGaagtggagatggaaatttggaaaatCATTGCAGCGCAAAATTGCGACATCCAGTCAGCCTTATATAAACTTGTTATCTCAGACTGCTGGATGGAATGCGAGCGGGTAATTGCACAAGATCCCGCGTTTCACTTTTTCATATGTGTGTTCTACGTACTgtaacaaaataacaatttAAACTAATAATTGGCCAGCGTCAACGAGCAGCGCCGAGGTTACAGCAAATTCTAACCTAGCAAGGCGCAGCACTGAACCACACGGTAAGTTATAAGCAAAGTCTGCGTCAATTACATGATTTAAATCCGTTTAAAACAGCTCAACTTCAGACCGTTTCCCATCATGGTGAAAAAACCACCTGTGAAGGGTCCGACGCAGACGCGGagggtgacgatgatcacGAAGTGGACACGACAGAAAtggtcagcatgggtcaacgggagaacggggacaatacggtccctacctcaaatatacagcctccggaagacacgtcttcagtggctggcaaggatgtcagcatgggtcaacaggagaacggggacaatACGGTCCCTACCTCAGATATACAGCCTCCGGAAGACACATCTTCGgtggctggcaaggatgtgCCCACGGACGAGCAACCTGGTTTGCCGCGGAGTGATGATATTGGATCTGGTCTACTTCAGACTGAGAATACTGGGCCCTCATCTGCAGGGGATTGTGAGATGAACGTCGATCCGGAGCAAGCTGATGTCgaccatcaaatggaggatggtccacataccaatggtccagaaaatttgggagaTGGCGGGGCTGGACAAGGAGCTGAAGGGTCTTCTGACGAGGCAAATCGTATGTCGGAAGTTCACGAGGGCGAAAAGCAGGGGCAAGACGGAGAACGACCCGACGAGGAGAACCGAATGTCAGAAgatggtgaggaggaaaggcCAGACGACAGTTCGTCGGACAATGAGACCGAGAAGCAGGGGCAAGGGGATGTTCCACCAGTCCAGGAGGACAGAATGTCGGTCGATGGAGAGGGGGTAGGCCCAGAGCAAAACAATGATTCCTCAGACATGGAGAGGAATACATTGGAAGACAGCCAAGGCGaaaaggagggggagaacgcacctcctgctcctcttaTTTTGAGGATTCCTCCTGTTTCCCAGATAAACAGGAGCAAAAACACCACGGCTGACTCCTctcagaaagggaaagggaagggccGGCAGGGCCTTTCCAAGCGGCCTCCCAAACGCAAGCCGACGCAGGCTACCGACACATTTGATTCGGACGACGACCTGTGTATTGATGTCGATCTGTACGACAGCAACACCACCCTTGATGTCGTCAGCACTCCGGAGAAGGTGTATGGCACCAAAGTTTGGTCCACCTACAACGGTCGTGGCCAACTTAAAAGTTTCTGCGTTGTTGCCCATGTAAGTCATTCtcgatattgattttttcgtcatttatttattctccaAACAAGAGTCAAGCCGACGTGGATCGTGTTGAAAGGGTTCTGGAATTGGTCGAGAGTGACTACGTCGATGGAGTTCCATTGCACATAGCACGTCCCGAAGAATCATGTTTTGCGGTATTCGACCGCAGCACCACGAAATCCATGTATCTGATGGAGTCTTTCTCTGAAAGGAACGTCGTCCTtatgtctccttctcaaGAGGAGTCTATTTCAACTTGCTCCGACGAGTTCTACAGCCAGGTACGTCGCCATATGGGTGATATGACGAGCACCAGGTCAATCCAAGGTGtgtttcctcttcgatgttttgatttttctttctgcgtcTCATGCTAATGGCCGTAACAGATATGTCGACCATGTCGTCTAACCCCATCGAGAGGATTAAGCGTGGGTCCCTCTCTCAGGTCATGGAAGCAGCGAggatgaaaggcaaaagaggaaagatccTCAATGCCCTCGACATCCCTTTACCTCATGCAGGCGCTCACTCTTTTGACTTGAGTACTGAGGCGGCTGCTCTTCGGGCTACATCTGGTAGCTGGAAGTATAGTACCCCCGTCCCATTTGGTGATATGTCATGGGGACTCGTAGCTACAGAGGGGGCATTTTCAGATATCCATATCGATGCCAATGGTTTCTGTTCCTTcatccaacctcttcatggACTGAAGCTGTGGATTATCATGTATCCCAGACGGTTGGATGTTGACCTTTCTTCTGACCGCCGTGTATTTCTGGGAGACAAGCTGGATTACGGGGAAATGCACCACCAAGACTGGATTTACGAGGCGATTGTTCTCGATAACCAGTCAGAACtgtatgtgatttttgaatgtcctacccatttgattatattgacgCTACTTTGAAAAACAGCTTCATGAGACCGAATACTCTACATATGGCGTATTCTATCTCCTCAGTGGTTTGCCGTGGCGGACATTTTTactcctccacttccttcgaagaaaccctgacaggAATCATTCACTGTTTTACCGCTGGATACAGGGCAACGAATACGAATCATTCAACGTCCCGATTTTTCCTGCAGCAAACCATACATTGGTTCTACAAGGTTTTGGTTGAAGGTGACAGCGACCCAGAAGGTATGAGGTTTTTTACCGTTTCCTACAAgatatctgattcttttcttctattttctCTCAGATTTTTATGAAATGTACCATGTCCCATTCTACAGTACGCAGTCCGGATACTCGAGCTTGATAGCtctgtgcgtgtgcatgatCTTGGCAAATGCGCTCGACTACGAGACCTATCGAAATCCCGATCAGATGTTCTCCACCAAGACTTCGGCACAGTTAGACGCATGGATGCGGTGGGATACCAACAGCCTGAGCGACGAAGAGCGCAAGGCGTGCATCTTTGCCCGTGGCGAAGCCTTGGCTATTCTAGAGTGGCTATGTCATCGCACGAAGTCCATCCACTACATGATTGAGACGGACAAAAACAAGGATGCACAAAATATCATGGCGACAGAAAAGTTCCATGAAATGATACTTTGCCGCTATGCCCGTATGATTCTAGCCTACGACGCAGAAGCCAAACATAACAACATTGGTGGTGCCCCTTGCTGTACCGACACcagtttgctttttgtccAGCTTCAGGGCGTCTGCAGCGGAGAATTGAACAAGGTTATATGTCGCAGTATCGACCAGCTTCCTCGTTCCTCGGTCCCAAAGATGCTCAAGTTACCCGTAATCACTctcattgactgtgatgccTGTGCGGATTCCTCAACGCAATTGAGTAGGTGGACCAGTGTCTGCCTTTGGATATTCACTAACCACGTCACAAACTAGGAACTCCCAAGGAGATTCTGGAACTTGGTACAAGTGTGAGGGATAAACTGTATCTGGATGGCATGAAAGTCAAGCTGGAGAGCACAAATCCGAGTACGTGTGTTCGATTATGCCTTTACGTCGCAAATGCTTATCTcttcatcagaatcagagtctGTTCCGCCTTCTAAACGACGGCGACTTTGATATTGTACAACACATTGACACACATCTTGATTTACATACATGCCATGTTTTATTTAGTACTGAAAGGCGTGTATGTCCTGTAACATAATGACGATTGTTTTATTATCTGTAGTTGTGTGCTGCTCGTATCGCCAGACCAATACGCAAATTCTCGCTGGGATGAAAGCTTCTGGCTTTACTGTAACTGCTGTGCGTTTGAATTTATCATCAAGGTCAATGAAATCAACTAACTTACGTTTGTTGATGCTTCTTCCACCCACTTCAAAAAATGTGTTAGTGTCTTTGTTCTGGTGCGTATATACAGTAAAGCTCTTCCGAAGCCCTCCTTGGATTGTACTACGGATTGGTTGAATACTAACCCatgtgaaatttgtttgTATTAACGGAGACATAATCAGATAACATTTATAGACCCACTGCACGTTACTGAACATTACATtatcagtttttttttcgtatctTCGCTTTTGTATGAGTCGTTGTTTCAACatgggaaagggcaagggcaagagaACTCAGGAAATCTGTGTGCGTTGTCCTCGATGCAACAAGCCATTCGCTAAGCATGCAGATGTCCAAAATCACATCAATCAACCAAAATCGGCATGTCGTTTTCAATATGAGAACGTTATGCATTTTCAGTCCAATCGTTCAAGCTCTACATCTAGATCAGCAACCCCCGTATCTCGAGACCCTTCTCCCGAAATTGGTAATTTTATGGAAGTGGACTATATCGACAATTTTCTTGGCGCGTCAtcagagatggaagatgaccCACCCCCCAAGGCATCAAAATACAACTATCCGTACGTGAAGGAGGATTATAACGGGGCTGGAAGAGCATTTGGAACAGGCCTTACATTCATGGATCAGCTCAAACAGGATCAATTCGAACCCCAGCGGGCGGAAAATTTGTACTATCCTTTTGCCTCgaaagatgaatgggagCTCTCCCTGTTCCTACTTCGCTCTGACATGAGCGTAGGAATGCTGAATGAttttttgaaacttgaacTGGTAATTGAGCGTACATTCCCATCATTATTTATTTCAGCTGAGTCGATCCCGTATAGATAAAAAAACTCAACTTGTCCTACAAGTCGGCAAAAGATCTACGCAACCGGGCAGAGATCCTTCCCTCTGGTCCGCAGTGGAAGAGTCAAACGATCATACCAGAAATACCAAGCAAAAATCAGCTAACGCTTTTTTACCgcgatggattggaatgTATCAAGGCGCTTCTCATCAGTCCCTTGCTCCAAGATAGCATGCACTTTAGCCcattcaagctcttcgacaAGTGCAACGAGATGATGCGGGTATACACTGAGTGGTTTAGCGGTGACATTGCGCATTTTATGCAGGTTAGTAGCAATGCCTTTGTCCAAGTTTGACGACAGTATAACAAGGTTCCCAAGGACCAGCTCCCAAAAGGAGCAACACTTGTACCTCCTATTATTTCCACGGATAAAaccaacatttccaacatgaCCGGAGGCCGTGTCGCCTACCCTGGCCTTATCAGCATTGCCAACATAATGATGAACGTTAGAAACAAATCGTCAAATCAtttattccttctttttgttcttcttcccataccAAAGTTTCTTCATCGCTCCAAAGCtgtgaatgggatgatggCAGCACGGCTATATCACCAGTGCATGGACATTGCTCTAGAATCGGTCAAACAAACTGCGAGGGTGGGAACCACCATGGCAGATGCATTGGGGAATAATCGTTTCTGCTTTACACCGCTTGCTGCCCTTATCGTTGATACTCCAGAATCTGCTCTGGCGGCTTGCATCGCAGGATCCACATCCTCTGTGACGTTGGCACAATACGAGACGTTTGGGGATTCCTTTCGCCACCCTTCCCGAACTGCAGATCATacaatcaacaccatcatggCCATCAACAATGTTAAGCCCCCTAATCATCTCGAACCATATctaaaagaaagcaaaaagcaccGTCTCAATGGGGTTCACCTACCGTTTTGGAGAGATTGGCCCTTGTCTGATCCTTCTGCATTCCTTACGCCTGAACCCCTTCATCACTGGCACAAGATGTTCTGGGATCATGATGCAAAATGGTGCATTGCTGCAGTCGGAGGTTCCGAATTggattttcgattttcgatTTTACAGCACCGCACTGGTTTCCGACACTTCAAGGAAGGGATTTCTTCCTTGAAACAAGTGACCGGTAGGGAACATCGGGACGTTCAGCGATACATTGTTGCTCTcattgcagacacagtcaGTACACCCTTTATCTTAGCCATCCGGTCTCTGATGGACTTTCGGTATCTCGCACAATCTCAAACAATCTCCGAGGCAATGTGTCTCAGAATTGAGCAGGCACTGCAAGATTTCCATGCCAATAAACAAGCCATCCTTGACGCGGGAGCACGTCgaggtaaaaaaaacaacccaaTCGATAATTTCTATATTCCAAAACTCGAGTTTTTGCAAAGTGTAGTACACGCAATTAGACTAAATGGATGTGCAATCCAATGGTCTGCAGACACGACAGAGCATGCACATATCGAGGTGGTCAAAGCCCCTTCCAGTTCCAGCAATAATCAAAGATACGAGCCTCAAGTTTGTCGATACCTTGATCGTCGTGACAAATTGCGCAATTTCGATTTGTTTACAGCTATACGAGAAATGAGGATTGATTTTCGGGCTATACACTCTGCAACAATtacggatgaggaggagcaggaggagggggatgagggGGAGGAAAACGGCGAGGTTGTGATGGACACAACGTCAGAACTTCTTTCAACAATCATGCCGATGACAACCTTTCAATCAGCAAAGTCCAATCGCATTGTGGATTACTTCTACAAAGCTAGTCTCTATGAGCGTGGCGTATTGGAAGGCCCAGTCCCCTACAGAACATTTTCTTGCAGCAAAAACGTTGTTGCCCATTTATCTAGGGATGCTAGTTCCAAAAGATTGCATATCGACGAGGTTGCGAGCATTTTTAAAATTCCCGACCTACGACCAGCAATTGCCGATTATGTGTCACTCATCAATAAGGAATCAAATCCGAGACAGACCAATTCTCGAGGTTATCACATCAAGGGGATAACTGGCAGGCGTGTTTCTCCTCCCGGTTGTCCGTTGCCGTATTCAAAACTTGAGGTATGGCATAAGGTCCGTATACAGTCGACTGCGTACCAATACCCTCATGAGATCCTGGAGGCAGTCACACTTAATGCATATCCGCCATCTAACAAACATCCTTTTGGATACTTCGATTCAGCAATCATAAACGTGGATGAATCTGAGGAGTGGCCTCGCAGCGGGCTTCAAGGTAGTACTTCTTTGTGACTTTTTTCCGAACCCCGTTGACCAGCCAATATTGTAGGCCATTCTGTCGTCGACATTCGTATTATTTTTCGCATTGTCGGAGAGACACCCAGTACTGTGTCTCCCGATATTACTGGAAGATTTCTCGCATACGTCCAACGTTTTGAGGTTTTAAATCAGCCACAGTCTCTAGGTTCTGCGATCCGTGGACCTTACCCAGAGCCAATAACCGGCATGTATAAATTAAAACGAAGTCAACGTACAGATAACACCATTATGGGTGGAATTTTACCATTGAATCAAATACGCTCCCTGGTTGATCTGGTCCCTCAGATGGGCGAGAAGGCAAGGCGAAGCCTTACTACACATAACAGTCATTCCACTAGCACCGAGTTCCGAttaaacaaatattttgacaaagaactCTATTTGGCCCTGTCATCATAACATATCCACCTCAGGAAACCCACAAAGTTTTCAATCCCTAATGCACATTGCCACTCAAATTATCACCCAACACGCCGGCCTCGTTGTACACAAAGACGACTCggatcaatatcaacagccGCTTCTCACCAGTCCCGCTTTCTCACACTGTATCATCGTCACCTACTGCATATCCCTCCATCCATCTCATctctgcagaatcaagtcGTTCTCGCTCATCTTCCGCTCACCACCGCCCAAactccaaaggattcttcccagagtgcctcttcctctaaacaaaaattcgCCTCCAGTCTTGTCGGTCCGTCCTGTCCTCAATTAGCGCCCATCTTGCCggagatactcactttattttttcaattccattGCAGATTAAGCTGTCAGCACCTTATCTGAGATCTGGCGCCCTCAAGACATTCCCTCCCTATTTCTACCCACTGAAGTCCTTTGAGGATTGAGGACATCTGGAAACATACTGCAGACAGCACTATGTTATCTCGAAGccattcgtcccaaggtTCCCAAAATTTGCAAGAGGAAAGCATTGGCCTCTCTCCCACAATCCATACCTGCCATGCCTCTGTATCATTACCTACTGAATACCCCTCCATCCgtctcatttctgcagaatcaagttGTTCTCACTCATCTATTCcacccaccactgcgcaaattccaaaggattcttcccagagcgcctcttcttctaaacaaaaatttttttcaaggcttgccggtccgtcctgtcctcaattagcgcccaccttgccggagatactcactttattttttaaattccattgcagatCAAGCTGTCAGCACCTTGTCCGAGATCTGGCACCCTCAGGATATTCCTTCCGTGTTCCTACCCCCCGCCAAAGTAGGGGGTAGCTCTTTTCCTCCTACTCATTCCCGTCCAACTTCCAAGCAGATCTCTTCCGATTTGCAATCCATAGCGTCTCATACACATCCAATACATCCACACAACAGTCATCCCTCCGTATCCGGCCATAACCCTTCCCCGACCCTCTTGCTTGCCTCGGGCACCAAATCCGATCAGATATTACCCCTCAAGTCTTTTGTTTATAAAGTCCTTCGCCACTCAAGGACATCTAAAAACGTACTGCAGATAGCACTATGTTATCTAGAATccattcgtcccaaggtCCCACAGATTTTGCAAGAGGAAAACATCGGCATTCGCTCTTATGCTCAGCCCAAAAGCAGTATTCAGAAAGCTACCCCAGAAGAGCTGGCGATGGATGCTGAGCTTACTGCTCTTGAGAACTCCGGcaagatcaacatcatcaataatttcattgacaattCTATGCAAACATTCCGTGTTGCCGATTCTGGTTCACAAGATCTGGCTGAATCGTGCATCTATCCACAAGACTCTCTGTCCAGCGTAGATGTGCAGGTCTCAACGGCTCCTCTTTCCACCACcctttctttgccatctccCCTCCTGTGTCCCCGTAGAGCCTTTCTGGCATCCCTCATCctggcctccaaattttcaCAAGAAAAGTGTTATTCTAACCGTGCTTGGGCAAGGTTATCTGGTCTCCCACCTCGTGAAATTAGTCGCTGCGAACGTGCCCTCGCACAAGCCTTGCAATGGCGACTCTGGGTCGGCAAATGCGCCTTTGGTGAGAGTGCTGCAACTGCCACATAGTCTCAATaagtttcaactttcacGACCGCGCCATGTAGTACGCATTCTCAATAATCACTCTCTTGCTTGCCACCACTACGCGCGCTCCTCCCGCATTCAGTTAGATAGGCATCTTCTTAGACTAGCCTAGAAAAATCTATAGAACTTTGTTTTACGTATACAGAACCCCTGAAGAATTTTTATACCCGCGAAGTTTGTTTTCAGCTTGAATTCCAACTACGACAAAGTGAGCGTATCACACACCATGCAAATCATCAGCTATGAGGAAATTTTACGAATCGAAGCAGAAGTATTGGCCCCTACTTTCCCAGATCTAATACATCCTACAACTTTCCCAGAGGCCGCCTCACTTGCTTCTcaaagacagcaatacgACTTGGAAATGGCTCAGTTAGTTGAGCAGACCCAAAAAATGGTCCTTTTGACCGAGAACAGGCTGATACTGGCCATCCTGGCCCTTTTCAACGAAATTAACTGGACCACCCTGGACCCAAGGTTACTATCGTTGGCTAAAGCCAAGATTACCGAGGGTGACCAGTGGCTCAAAGCACGAGCCGTgagttttctgtttcttcaagtttcaagttgatacTCTTGCTTAAGATAACTAGGAGGAGACACTTCGGGATGCAGACTCAGGCAGCCCCGAGCACATATTGACCCAAGGGATGTCCATTATAGCCAACGGCCAGATTCATATTCGAACGGTAGAGGTGAGTCACAGTGATAACTACTTTGTTTCTACACTTTCTTAGTAATGGGCAGGATCTCATACGAGAATGTCAGGATCATTAATAGGGTCAAGATACTACATTGTAAATAGACACTTAATTGCCTTtaaaa from Psilocybe cubensis strain MGC-MH-2018 chromosome 7, whole genome shotgun sequence encodes:
- a CDS encoding G1/S-specific cyclin pas1, producing the protein MLPESHPLRRMVDFLRRYEDFTFLNYDVSSSSMRAAIKYRQSLAALQNSIVETPCVTSATWEQAGSLFAAYRLLDLVALWPAAFGPSLPVTVPLNEIQASTGTKEIFSRFKLVDDLKDWPAMLCSARKRILRADSKSHRNINTPSISDTPSSAFTQGGPSESTLLLCLARNHFKGVVGKIIGNVYCASLHYQILSGMRGMKDDEHVLPDIPTDTATLANLYASGHPDAALFLSEVTPSHLKIPLHVALFISPILLFVNKSWYSKKCDREQLLKASKALGNCRPRVLREVEMEIWKIIAAQNCDIQSALYKLVISDCWMECERVIAQDPAFHFFISSTSSAEVTANSNLARRSTEPHAQLQTVSHHGEKTTCEGSDADAEGDDDHEVDTTEMVSMGQRENGDNTVPTSNIQPPEDTSSVAGKDVSMGQQENGDNTVPTSDIQPPEDTSSVAGKDVPTDEQPGLPRSDDIGSGLLQTENTGPSSAGDCEMNVDPEQADVDHQMEDGPHTNGPENLGDGGAGQGAEGSSDEANRMSEVHEGEKQGQDGERPDEENRMSEDGEEERPDDSSSDNETEKQGQGDVPPVQEDRMSVDGEGVGPEQNNDSSDMERNTLEDSQGEKEGENAPPAPLILRIPPVSQINRSKNTTADSSQKGKGKGRQGLSKRPPKRKPTQATDTFDSDDDLCIDVDLYDSNTTLDVVSTPEKVYGTKVWSTYNGRGQLKSFCVVAHSQADVDRVERVLELVESDYVDGVPLHIARPEESCFAVFDRSTTKSMYLMESFSERNVVLMSPSQEESISTCSDEFYSQVRRHMGDMTSTRSIQDMSTMSSNPIERIKRGSLSQVMEAARMKGKRGKILNALDIPLPHAGAHSFDLSTEAAALRATSGSWKYSTPVPFGDMSWGLVATEGAFSDIHIDANGFCSFIQPLHGLKLWIIMYPRRLDVDLSSDRRVFLGDKLDYGEMHHQDWIYEAIVLDNQSELFMRPNTLHMAYSISSVVCRGGHFYSSTSFEETLTGIIHCFTAGYRATNTNHSTSRFFLQQTIHWFYKVLVEGDSDPEDFYEMYHVPFYSTQSGYSSLIALCVCMILANALDYETYRNPDQMFSTKTSAQLDAWMRWDTNSLSDEERKACIFARGEALAILEWLCHRTKSIHYMIETDKNKDAQNIMATEKFHEMILCRYARMILAYDAEAKHNNIGGAPCCTDTSLLFVQLQGVCSGELNKVICRSIDQLPRSSVPKMLKLPVITLIDCDACADSSTQLRTPKEILELGTSVRDKLYLDGMKVKLESTNPIVCCSYRQTNTQILAGMKASGFTVTASNRSSSTSRSATPVSRDPSPEIGNFMEVDYIDNFLGASSEMEDDPPPKASKYNYPYVKEDYNGAGRAFGTGLTFMDQLKQDQFEPQRAENLYYPFASKDEWELSLFLLRSDMSVGMLNDFLKLELIKKLNLSYKSAKDLRNRAEILPSGPQWKSQTIIPEIPSKNQLTLFYRDGLECIKALLISPLLQDSMHFSPFKLFDKCNEMMRVYTEWFSGDIAHFMQYNKVPKDQLPKGATLVPPIISTDKTNISNMTGGRVAYPGLISIANIMMNFLHRSKAVNGMMAARLYHQCMDIALESVKQTARVGTTMADALGNNRFCFTPLAALIVDTPESALAACIAGSTSSVTLAQYETFGDSFRHPSRTADHTINTIMAINNVKPPNHLEPYLKESKKHRLNGVHLPFWRDWPLSDPSAFLTPEPLHHWHKMFWDHDAKWCIAAVGGSELDFRFSILQHRTGFRHFKEGISSLKQVTGREHRDVQRYIVALIADTVSTPFILAIRSLMDFRYLAQSQTISEAMCLRIEQALQDFHANKQAILDAGARRGKKNNPIDNFYIPKLEFLQSVVHAIRLNGCAIQWSADTTEHAHIEVVKAPSSSSNNQRYEPQVCRYLDRRDKLRNFDLFTAIREMRIDFRAIHSATITDEEEQEEGDEGEENGEVVMDTTSELLSTIMPMTTFQSAKSNRIVDYFYKASLYERGVLEGPVPYRTFSCSKNVVAHLSRDASSKRLHIDEVASIFKIPDLRPAIADYVSLINKESNPRQTNSRGYHIKGITGRRVSPPGCPLPYSKLEVWHKVRIQSTAYQYPHEILEAVTLNAYPPSNKHPFGYFDSAIINVDESEEWPRSGLQGHSVVDIRIIFRIVGETPSTVSPDITGRFLAYVQRFEVLNQPQSLGSAIRGPYPEPITGMYKLKRSQRTDNTIMGGILPLNQIRSLVDLVPQMGEKARRSLTTHNNQAVSTLSEIWHPQDIPSVFLPPAKVGGSSFPPTHSRPTSKQISSDLQSIASHTHPIHPHNSHPSVSGHNPSPTLLLASGTKSDQILPLKSFVYKVLRHSRTSKNVLQIALCYLESIRPKVPQILQEENIGIRSYAQPKSSIQKATPEELAMDAELTALENSGKINIINNFIDNSMQTFRVADSGSQDLAESCIYPQDSLSSVDVQVSTAPLSTTLSLPSPLLCPRRAFLASLILASKFSQEKCYSNRAWARLSGLPPREISRCERALAQALQWRLWVGKCAFGESAATAT